A window of the Streptomyces sp. JB150 genome harbors these coding sequences:
- the rocD gene encoding ornithine--oxo-acid transaminase yields the protein MTAPARTARDSAELIAAERPVLAHNYHPLPVVVARAEGTWVEDVEGRRYLDMLAGYSALNFGHRHPVLIEAAHRQLDRLTLTSRAFHNDRLAEFAERLTALTGLDMVLPMNTGAEAVESGVKVARKWAYDVKGVPADRATIVVAAENFHGRTTTIVSFSTDEVARGGFGPFTPGFKVVPYNDLAALEAAVDETTAAVLIEPVQGEAGVIIPDDGYLAGVRELTRSAGCLFIADEIQSGLGRTGRTLAVEHEDVVPDMVLLGKALGGGIVPVSAVVARREVLQVLHPGEHGSTFGGNPLAAAVGTAVVGLLETGEFQRHAAELGVVLRGGLTDLVGKGVVGFRARGLWAGVDIDPAIGTGREISERLMREGVLVKDTHGSTIRLAPPLTVTGEELRSALGALEKVLAQG from the coding sequence ATGACCGCACCCGCCCGCACCGCCCGTGACTCCGCCGAGCTGATCGCCGCCGAGCGGCCCGTCCTCGCGCACAACTACCACCCGCTGCCCGTGGTGGTGGCCCGTGCCGAGGGCACGTGGGTGGAGGACGTCGAGGGCCGCCGCTATCTGGACATGCTGGCCGGTTACTCGGCGCTCAACTTCGGCCACCGCCACCCGGTGCTGATCGAGGCCGCGCACCGCCAGCTGGACCGGCTGACCCTCACCTCCCGGGCCTTCCACAACGACCGGCTCGCCGAGTTCGCCGAACGGCTGACCGCGCTCACGGGGCTGGACATGGTGCTGCCGATGAACACCGGCGCGGAGGCGGTGGAGAGCGGCGTCAAGGTGGCCCGCAAGTGGGCGTACGACGTCAAGGGCGTGCCCGCCGACCGGGCGACGATCGTGGTGGCGGCGGAGAACTTCCACGGCCGCACCACGACGATCGTCAGCTTCTCCACGGACGAGGTGGCGCGCGGCGGCTTCGGCCCGTTCACGCCCGGCTTCAAGGTCGTGCCGTACAACGACCTGGCGGCGCTCGAGGCGGCGGTCGACGAGACCACGGCGGCGGTGCTGATCGAGCCGGTGCAGGGCGAGGCGGGTGTGATCATCCCCGACGACGGCTATCTGGCCGGGGTCCGTGAGCTGACGCGCAGCGCGGGCTGTCTGTTCATCGCGGACGAGATCCAGTCCGGTCTGGGCCGCACCGGCCGCACCCTCGCCGTCGAGCACGAGGACGTCGTGCCGGACATGGTGCTGCTCGGCAAGGCGCTGGGCGGCGGGATCGTGCCGGTGTCCGCGGTGGTCGCCCGCCGCGAGGTCCTGCAGGTGCTGCATCCGGGCGAGCACGGCTCGACCTTCGGCGGCAACCCGCTCGCCGCCGCCGTCGGCACGGCCGTCGTCGGGCTGCTGGAGACCGGCGAGTTCCAGCGCCACGCGGCCGAGCTGGGCGTCGTGCTGCGGGGCGGTCTGACCGACCTGGTCGGCAAGGGCGTGGTCGGTTTCCGCGCGCGCGGCCTGTGGGCGGGCGTCGACATCGACCCGGCCATCGGCACCGGACGGGAGATCAGCGAACGGCTGATGCGCGAGGGCGTCCTCGTCAAGGACACCCACGGCTCCACGATCCGCCTGGCCCCGCCGCTGACCGTCACGGGCGAGGAACTGCGCTCGGCGCTCGGGGCGTTGGAGAAGGTACTGGCACAGGGCTGA
- a CDS encoding cation acetate symporter encodes MNSNYAVPAVALVVLATVLVGAFGLRISRTTSDFYVASRTVGPRLNAAAISGEYLSAASFLGIAGLVLVQGPDMLWYPVGYTAGYLVLLLFVAAPLRRSGAYTLPDFAEARLASQAVRRLASAFVVGVGWLYLLPQLQGAGLTLTVLTGAPDWLGGIIVAVVVVAIVAAGGMRSITFVQAFQYWLKLTALLVPAFFLVLAWQSDGAPRRAFDEPPAFREQRSVRIDTTLDLRLERPLTVTVDGTVDGRAHHGTEIHLPAGTHRVDQGTHLTFPPGTPVPAADRDGDTTMSTSLTAGREERPLYATYGLILATFLGTMGLPHVVVRFYTSPHGVAARRTTVAVLALIGAFYLLPPLYGALGRLYAPELTLTGDADAAVLLLPGRMVGGVGGDLLGALLAGGAFAAFLSTASGLAMAVAGVLTQDVLPSRGVRHFRLGTLLAMAAPLAASVLVGGLPVADAVGLAFAVSASSFCPLLVLGIWWRRLTPPGAAAGMLVGGGSAFAAVAATMTGFAAGPLHALLAWPALWSVPLGFLTMILVSLATPARVPAGTAAVLARFHLPEQLRTEAKT; translated from the coding sequence ATGAACTCGAACTACGCCGTCCCCGCCGTCGCCCTCGTCGTCCTCGCCACCGTCCTCGTCGGCGCCTTCGGCCTGCGCATCTCCCGCACCACCTCCGACTTCTACGTCGCCTCCCGCACCGTCGGCCCCCGCCTGAACGCCGCCGCCATCAGCGGCGAGTACCTCTCCGCCGCCTCCTTCCTCGGCATCGCCGGCCTGGTCCTCGTCCAGGGCCCGGACATGCTCTGGTACCCGGTGGGCTACACCGCCGGCTACCTCGTCCTGCTGCTGTTCGTCGCCGCCCCGCTGCGCCGCTCCGGCGCCTACACCCTGCCCGACTTCGCCGAGGCCCGGCTCGCCTCCCAGGCGGTACGGCGGCTCGCGAGCGCCTTCGTCGTCGGCGTCGGCTGGCTCTACCTGCTGCCGCAGCTCCAGGGCGCCGGACTCACCCTGACCGTGCTCACCGGGGCACCCGACTGGCTCGGCGGGATCATCGTCGCGGTCGTCGTCGTGGCCATCGTCGCCGCCGGCGGCATGCGCAGCATCACCTTCGTGCAGGCCTTCCAGTACTGGCTGAAGCTGACCGCCCTGCTCGTCCCCGCCTTCTTCCTCGTCCTCGCCTGGCAGTCCGACGGCGCCCCCCGCCGCGCCTTCGACGAGCCGCCCGCCTTCCGCGAACAGCGCTCCGTCCGCATCGACACCACCCTCGACCTGCGCCTGGAACGCCCCCTGACGGTCACCGTGGACGGCACCGTCGACGGCCGCGCCCACCACGGCACCGAGATCCACCTGCCCGCCGGCACCCACCGCGTCGACCAGGGCACCCACCTCACCTTCCCGCCCGGCACCCCCGTCCCCGCCGCCGACCGCGACGGCGACACCACCATGTCCACCTCCCTCACCGCGGGCCGCGAGGAACGCCCCCTCTACGCCACGTACGGGCTGATCCTCGCCACCTTCCTCGGCACCATGGGCCTGCCGCACGTCGTCGTCCGCTTCTACACCAGCCCGCACGGCGTCGCCGCCCGCCGCACCACGGTCGCCGTCCTCGCCCTGATCGGCGCCTTCTACCTGCTGCCCCCGCTCTACGGCGCCCTCGGCCGCCTCTACGCCCCCGAACTCACCCTCACCGGCGACGCCGACGCCGCCGTCCTCCTGCTGCCCGGCCGGATGGTCGGCGGCGTCGGCGGCGACCTCCTCGGCGCGCTGCTCGCCGGCGGCGCCTTCGCCGCGTTCCTGTCCACCGCCTCCGGCCTCGCCATGGCCGTCGCCGGGGTGCTCACCCAGGACGTGCTGCCCTCCCGCGGCGTACGCCACTTCCGGCTCGGCACCCTGCTCGCCATGGCCGCCCCGCTCGCCGCCAGCGTGCTCGTCGGCGGGCTGCCCGTCGCCGACGCGGTCGGGCTCGCCTTCGCCGTGTCCGCGTCCTCGTTCTGCCCGCTGCTCGTCCTCGGCATCTGGTGGCGGCGGCTCACCCCGCCCGGCGCCGCCGCCGGGATGCTCGTCGGCGGCGGCTCCGCGTTCGCCGCCGTCGCCGCCACCATGACCGGCTTCGCCGCCGGCCCGCTGCACGCCCTGCTCGCCTGGCCGGCGCTGTGGTCGGTTCCGCTCGGCTTCCTCACCATGATCCTGGTGTCGCTCGCCACCCCCGCCCGCGTCCCCGCCGGGACCGCGGCCGTCCTGGCCCGCTTCCACCTGCCCGAACAGCTGCGCACGGAGGCCAAGACATGA
- the ddaH gene encoding dimethylargininase, which translates to MSHSRVPRRRRFLVCEPRHFAVQYAINPWMHPDVRVDADLAQEQWQKLIAAYRAHGHTVEAVEPVAGLPDMVFAANSAFVVGGRVFGSLFHAPQRRPETAHYETWFKAAGYEVFRPESVCEGEGDLVWTGRYVLAGTGFRTTRQAHHEAQEFFGHPVISLTLVDPYFYHLDTALFVLDDSAGGDNIAYYPEAFSPGSREVLRRLYPDAVLAGRDDAMAFGLNSVSDGHHVFIAPRAEALAARLDDHGYVPVPVDLSEFHKAGGGIKCCTQEIRS; encoded by the coding sequence GTGTCCCACAGCCGTGTGCCGCGCCGGCGGCGCTTTCTCGTCTGCGAACCCAGACACTTCGCCGTGCAGTACGCGATCAACCCCTGGATGCATCCCGACGTCCGGGTCGATGCCGATCTCGCGCAGGAGCAGTGGCAGAAGCTGATCGCCGCCTATCGCGCCCACGGGCACACGGTCGAGGCCGTGGAGCCGGTGGCGGGCCTGCCCGACATGGTGTTCGCGGCGAACTCGGCGTTCGTCGTCGGCGGCCGGGTCTTCGGCTCCCTCTTCCACGCCCCGCAGCGCCGTCCGGAGACCGCGCACTACGAGACCTGGTTCAAGGCGGCGGGCTACGAGGTGTTCCGGCCGGAGTCGGTGTGCGAGGGCGAGGGCGACCTGGTGTGGACGGGCCGGTACGTGCTGGCCGGCACCGGGTTCCGCACCACGCGGCAGGCGCACCACGAGGCGCAGGAGTTCTTCGGGCACCCGGTGATCAGCCTGACGCTGGTGGACCCGTACTTCTACCACCTGGACACGGCGCTGTTCGTCCTCGACGACTCCGCCGGCGGCGACAACATCGCGTACTACCCGGAGGCGTTCTCACCGGGCAGCCGTGAGGTCCTGAGGCGGCTGTATCCGGACGCGGTGCTCGCCGGCCGCGACGACGCGATGGCGTTCGGCCTGAACTCGGTGTCCGACGGCCACCATGTGTTCATCGCGCCCCGAGCCGAGGCGCTGGCCGCCCGCCTCGACGACCACGGCTATGTCCCCGTCCCCGTCGACCTGTCGGAGTTCCACAAGGCCGGCGGCGGCATCAAGTGCTGCACTCAGGAGATCCGTTCATGA
- a CDS encoding urease accessory UreF family protein, translating into MGRAALLVLADGRFPAGGHAHSGGAEAAVKAGRITGAASLEAFCRGRLHTAGLVSAGLAAAAALGHDPLELDAAADARTPSPALRAVARRLGRQLTRAARATWPSEELDALARAFPKGAHQPVVLGVTARAAGLSAADAAYCAAYESVGGPVSAAVRLLSLDPFDGTGVLARLAPELDLVVEGAVAAARAVDVAGVDGLPAASGVLLEVGAEAHAGWAVRLFAS; encoded by the coding sequence ATGGGACGCGCGGCGCTGCTCGTCCTGGCCGACGGCCGCTTTCCCGCCGGGGGGCACGCCCACTCCGGCGGGGCGGAGGCCGCGGTCAAGGCCGGGCGGATCACCGGGGCGGCGAGCCTGGAGGCGTTCTGCCGGGGGCGGCTGCACACGGCGGGTTTGGTGTCGGCGGGGCTGGCGGCCGCCGCGGCGCTGGGGCACGACCCACTGGAGCTGGACGCCGCCGCCGACGCGCGGACCCCCTCCCCGGCGTTGCGGGCGGTCGCGCGCAGGCTGGGGCGGCAGTTGACGCGGGCGGCGCGGGCGACGTGGCCGTCGGAGGAACTCGACGCCCTGGCACGGGCGTTCCCGAAGGGCGCGCACCAGCCCGTCGTGCTCGGGGTCACGGCGCGGGCGGCGGGACTGTCGGCGGCCGACGCGGCGTACTGCGCGGCGTACGAGAGTGTCGGTGGGCCGGTGAGTGCGGCGGTGCGGCTGCTGAGTCTCGATCCGTTCGACGGGACGGGGGTGCTGGCGCGGCTGGCGCCGGAGCTGGATCTCGTCGTGGAGGGGGCGGTCGCGGCGGCGCGGGCGGTGGATGTGGCTGGGGTCGACGGGTTGCCCGCGGCGTCCGGGGTGTTGCTGGAGGTGGGGGCGGAGGCGCACGCGGGGTGGGCCGTGCGGTTGTTCGCCTCCTAG
- a CDS encoding urease accessory protein UreD has protein sequence MGRVRTATAGVRATARIHATGDGRGGTALPVLAGEGPLAPRRTRAGAGEARVVLVGAMSGPLGGDHLTVEAQVAEGARLRVGSAAATLALPGQAGGGARYDVRLTVADGGELHWLPEQLISAAGSDLTVRTRAEVGAAGRLVLREEQVLGRAGEAPGRLTSRLTLRVAGRTVLDQELACGPGAPGGWDGPAGLGGHRAVGQLVVVRPEFAARPVPARLLGEGAALMPLAGPAALVTAVAPDALRLRRLLEAARADLG, from the coding sequence GTGGGCCGCGTGAGGACGGCCACGGCCGGTGTGCGGGCCACCGCGCGGATCCACGCCACCGGCGACGGCCGGGGCGGTACGGCGCTGCCGGTGCTCGCGGGGGAGGGGCCGCTGGCGCCGCGGCGGACCCGGGCGGGGGCCGGCGAGGCCCGGGTGGTGCTCGTGGGCGCGATGAGCGGCCCGCTGGGCGGCGACCACCTCACGGTCGAGGCGCAGGTGGCGGAGGGCGCCCGGCTGCGGGTGGGGTCCGCCGCCGCCACCCTCGCGCTGCCGGGCCAGGCCGGGGGCGGGGCCCGCTACGACGTACGGCTCACCGTGGCCGACGGCGGGGAACTGCACTGGCTGCCCGAGCAGTTGATCAGCGCCGCCGGCAGCGACCTGACCGTGCGGACCCGCGCCGAGGTGGGGGCGGCGGGGCGGCTGGTGCTGCGCGAGGAGCAGGTGCTCGGGCGGGCGGGGGAGGCGCCGGGGCGGCTGACCAGCCGGCTGACCCTGCGGGTGGCCGGACGTACCGTGCTCGACCAGGAGCTGGCCTGCGGCCCCGGCGCGCCCGGCGGCTGGGACGGCCCGGCCGGCCTCGGCGGGCACCGCGCGGTGGGTCAACTGGTGGTCGTGCGGCCCGAGTTCGCGGCGCGTCCGGTGCCGGCCCGACTGCTCGGCGAGGGTGCCGCCCTGATGCCGCTCGCGGGTCCGGCCGCCCTGGTCACCGCGGTCGCCCCGGACGCGCTGCGGCTGCGCCGGCTGCTGGAGGCGGCGCGCGCGGACCTCGGGTGA
- a CDS encoding lysophospholipid acyltransferase family protein yields MFYQLLKHVLLGPLLRAVFRPRIEGLEHVPASGAAIVAGNHLSFSDHFLMPAVLKRRITFLAKAEYFTGPGLKGRLTAAFFRSAGQIPVDRSGKDAGQAAIREGLGVLSRDELLGIYPEGTRSHDGRLYKGKVGVAVMALKAGVPVVPCAMIGTFEAQPPGRKLPRVRPVTIRFGEPLDFSRYAGMENEKAVLRAVTDEIMYAILALSGQEYVDRYAADVKAQEAAEAKERRSRRMPLS; encoded by the coding sequence TTGTTCTACCAGCTGCTCAAGCACGTACTGCTGGGACCGCTGCTGAGAGCGGTGTTCCGGCCCCGGATCGAAGGCCTGGAGCACGTCCCGGCGTCGGGCGCGGCCATCGTCGCCGGGAACCATCTGTCGTTCTCGGACCACTTCCTGATGCCGGCGGTGCTCAAGCGGCGGATCACGTTCCTGGCGAAGGCCGAGTACTTCACGGGCCCCGGCCTGAAGGGACGGCTGACCGCCGCGTTCTTCCGCAGCGCGGGACAGATCCCGGTGGACCGCTCCGGGAAGGACGCGGGACAGGCGGCGATCCGGGAAGGGCTCGGGGTGCTGAGCCGGGACGAACTGCTCGGCATCTACCCGGAGGGCACGCGGTCGCACGACGGGCGGCTGTACAAGGGGAAGGTCGGGGTCGCGGTGATGGCGCTGAAGGCCGGCGTGCCGGTCGTGCCGTGCGCGATGATCGGCACCTTCGAGGCGCAGCCGCCCGGCCGCAAGCTGCCCCGCGTCCGTCCGGTGACGATCCGCTTCGGCGAGCCGCTGGACTTCTCGCGGTACGCCGGGATGGAGAACGAGAAGGCGGTCCTGCGGGCCGTCACCGACGAGATCATGTACGCGATCCTGGCGCTGTCCGGGCAGGAGTACGTCGACCGGTACGCGGCCGACGTGAAGGCGCAGGAGGCCGCCGAGGCGAAGGAACGCAGGTCTCGGCGGATGCCGCTGAGCTGA
- a CDS encoding Lrp/AsnC family transcriptional regulator — MNSRPAPFDDLDRKIVTALMANARTSFAEIGAAIGLSATAVKRRVDRLRETGVITGFTATVKPSALGWRTEAYVEVYCEGAAPPRRLAEVVRNHPEITAAMTVTGGADALLHVRARDVEHFEEVLERIRAEPFIRKTISVMVLSHLIPDSPEAGANQPAPDDGG; from the coding sequence ATGAACAGCAGGCCGGCACCGTTCGACGACCTCGACCGGAAGATCGTCACCGCGCTCATGGCGAACGCGCGCACCAGTTTCGCCGAGATCGGGGCGGCGATCGGGCTGTCCGCGACGGCGGTGAAGCGCCGGGTGGACCGGCTGCGGGAGACGGGGGTGATCACGGGGTTCACGGCGACGGTGAAGCCGTCGGCACTCGGCTGGCGTACGGAGGCGTACGTCGAGGTGTACTGCGAGGGCGCGGCCCCGCCGCGGCGGCTGGCCGAGGTGGTGCGCAACCATCCGGAGATCACCGCGGCGATGACGGTGACGGGCGGCGCGGACGCGCTGCTGCATGTGCGGGCGCGGGACGTGGAGCACTTCGAGGAGGTGCTGGAGCGGATCCGTGCGGAGCCGTTCATCAGGAAGACGATCAGTGTGATGGTGCTGTCCCATCTGATCCCGGACAGTCCGGAGGCGGGAGCGAACCAGCCTGCTCCTGATGACGGAGGGTGA
- a CDS encoding LytTR family DNA-binding domain-containing protein, which translates to MLRALAVDDERPSLEELLYLLRADPRIGSAEGAGDATEALRRINRALESGPDGPEAIDVVFLDIQMPGLDGLDLARLLTGFARPPLVVFVTAHEDFAVQAFDLKAVDYVLKPVRKERLAEAVRRAAELRGTATPRIPVHEPDPDQIPVELGGVTRFVAVDDITHVEAQGDYARLHTGQGGSHLVRIPLSTLEERWRSRGFVRIHRRHLVALRHIGELRLDAGTVSVLVGSEELQVSRRHARELRDLLMRRP; encoded by the coding sequence ATGCTGCGCGCCCTGGCTGTCGACGACGAACGCCCCTCGCTGGAGGAGCTGCTCTACCTCCTGCGTGCCGACCCCCGCATCGGCAGCGCCGAGGGCGCCGGAGACGCCACCGAGGCGCTGCGCCGGATCAACCGCGCCCTGGAGTCCGGCCCCGACGGCCCCGAGGCCATCGACGTCGTCTTCCTCGACATCCAGATGCCCGGCCTCGACGGCCTCGACCTCGCCCGGCTGCTCACCGGCTTCGCCCGGCCGCCGCTGGTCGTCTTCGTCACCGCCCACGAGGACTTCGCCGTCCAGGCCTTCGACCTCAAGGCCGTCGACTACGTCCTCAAACCCGTCCGCAAGGAACGCCTCGCCGAAGCCGTGCGCCGCGCCGCCGAACTGCGCGGCACCGCCACCCCCCGCATCCCCGTCCACGAACCCGACCCCGACCAGATCCCCGTGGAGCTGGGCGGAGTGACCCGGTTCGTCGCCGTCGACGACATCACCCACGTCGAGGCCCAGGGCGACTACGCCCGCCTCCACACCGGCCAGGGCGGCAGCCACCTGGTCCGCATCCCGCTGTCCACCCTGGAGGAACGCTGGCGCTCCCGCGGCTTCGTCCGCATCCACCGCCGCCACCTCGTCGCCCTCCGCCACATCGGCGAGCTGCGCCTGGACGCGGGCACGGTCAGCGTCCTGGTCGGCTCCGAGGAACTCCAGGTCAGCCGCCGCCACGCCCGGGAACTGCGGGACCTGCTCATGAGGAGGCCCTGA
- a CDS encoding alpha/beta hydrolase, which produces MRDNRPKKRTATLGSAGVLVAATLIAGAVAAPTANADAGAATATESRHGGDREARGVAIAAARAAHQGIDWQDCPADWGLEKPIQCGWVTVPLDYAKPYGKQIKLAVDRVGNTGTRAERQGALVYNPGGPGGSGLRFPRRVTTKAPVWQNVAKAYDFVGFDPRGVGKSTPISCVDPQEFVKAPKADPVPDSEADKLAQRKLAREYAEGCQERSGEMLPHMTTPNTARDLDVIRAALGEKKLNFLGVSYGTYLGAVYGTLFPGHVRRMITDSVVNPSREKIWYQANLDQDVAFETRWRDWQDWVAKNDATFHLGTTRAEVQAKWLQLRADAKKNPIGGVVGPAELIGFFQSAPYYDSAWVSVATVFSEYVAGDHQALVDAAAPDLSDTAGNAAAENGNAVYTAVECADAKWPTSWERWDRDNTRLHRDYPFLTWSNAWMNLPCATWPAKQHTPVDVKTRKGLPPVLIVQAERDAATPYGGALELHQRFKGSRLITEKDAGSHGVTGLVNPCVNQRVDAYLLTGELDAEDVTCEPHATPKP; this is translated from the coding sequence TTGAGGGACAACAGACCGAAGAAGCGGACGGCGACGCTCGGTTCGGCCGGGGTGCTCGTCGCGGCGACCCTGATAGCCGGGGCGGTCGCGGCACCGACGGCGAACGCGGACGCGGGCGCCGCGACCGCCACCGAGTCCCGTCACGGTGGGGACCGGGAGGCCCGCGGCGTCGCGATCGCCGCGGCCCGCGCCGCGCACCAGGGGATCGACTGGCAGGACTGCCCGGCGGACTGGGGGCTGGAGAAGCCGATCCAGTGCGGCTGGGTCACCGTGCCCCTCGACTACGCCAAGCCGTACGGCAAGCAGATCAAGCTGGCCGTCGACCGCGTCGGCAACACCGGCACCCGGGCCGAGCGGCAGGGCGCCCTCGTCTACAACCCGGGCGGCCCCGGCGGCTCCGGTCTGCGCTTCCCGCGCCGGGTCACCACCAAGGCCCCGGTGTGGCAGAACGTGGCCAAGGCCTACGACTTCGTCGGCTTCGACCCGCGCGGCGTCGGCAAGTCCACGCCCATCTCCTGCGTCGACCCGCAGGAGTTCGTCAAGGCGCCCAAGGCGGACCCGGTGCCCGACTCGGAGGCCGACAAGCTCGCCCAGCGCAAGCTGGCCCGCGAGTACGCCGAGGGCTGCCAGGAGCGCAGCGGCGAGATGCTGCCGCACATGACGACCCCGAACACCGCGCGCGACCTCGACGTCATCCGCGCCGCGCTCGGTGAGAAGAAGCTCAACTTCCTCGGCGTCTCCTACGGCACCTACCTCGGCGCCGTCTACGGCACCCTCTTCCCCGGCCACGTCCGCCGCATGATCACCGACAGCGTGGTCAACCCCTCCCGCGAGAAGATCTGGTACCAGGCCAACCTGGACCAGGACGTCGCGTTCGAGACGCGCTGGCGGGACTGGCAGGACTGGGTCGCGAAGAACGACGCCACCTTCCACCTCGGCACCACCCGCGCCGAGGTCCAGGCCAAGTGGCTCCAGCTGCGCGCCGACGCCAAGAAGAATCCCATCGGCGGGGTCGTCGGCCCCGCCGAGCTGATCGGCTTCTTCCAGAGCGCCCCGTACTACGACTCCGCGTGGGTCTCGGTGGCGACCGTGTTCAGCGAGTACGTCGCCGGTGACCACCAGGCCCTCGTCGACGCCGCCGCCCCGGACCTGTCCGACACCGCGGGCAACGCCGCCGCCGAGAACGGCAACGCCGTGTACACCGCCGTCGAGTGCGCCGACGCCAAGTGGCCCACCAGCTGGGAGCGCTGGGACCGGGACAACACCCGGCTGCACCGCGACTACCCCTTCCTCACCTGGTCCAACGCCTGGATGAACCTGCCCTGCGCCACCTGGCCGGCCAAGCAGCACACCCCGGTGGACGTGAAGACCCGCAAGGGCCTGCCGCCGGTGCTCATCGTCCAGGCCGAGCGCGACGCGGCCACCCCGTACGGCGGCGCCCTCGAACTGCACCAGCGCTTCAAGGGCTCCCGCCTGATCACCGAGAAGGACGCCGGCTCCCACGGCGTGACCGGGCTGGTCAACCCCTGCGTCAACCAGCGGGTGGACGCCTACCTGCTCACCGGCGAGCTGGACGCCGAGGACGTGACCTGCGAGCCGCACGCCACGCCGAAGCCGTGA
- the ureG gene encoding urease accessory protein UreG has product MHLDHSHPHGPAAVSADARRPDGRRRALRVGLGGPVGSGKTATVAALCRALREELSLAVVTNDIYTREDAEFLLREAVLPPERITAVETGACPHTAIRDDISANLEAVEDLEDEVGPLDLILVESGGDNLTATFSRGLVDAQIFVIDVAGGDDIPRKGGPGVSTADLLVVNKTDLAPYVGSDLARMAADAEAQRGDLPVVFQSLRGERGVADVAGWVRERLAAWAA; this is encoded by the coding sequence ATGCATCTCGATCACTCCCACCCCCACGGCCCCGCCGCCGTCAGTGCCGACGCGCGGCGGCCCGACGGGCGTCGGCGGGCCCTTCGGGTCGGGCTCGGCGGGCCCGTCGGGTCCGGGAAGACCGCAACGGTGGCCGCGCTGTGCCGGGCGCTGCGCGAGGAGTTGTCGCTCGCCGTCGTCACGAACGACATCTACACCCGCGAGGACGCCGAGTTCCTGTTGCGGGAGGCCGTGCTGCCGCCGGAGCGGATCACCGCGGTGGAGACCGGTGCCTGCCCGCACACCGCGATCCGGGACGACATCTCGGCGAACCTGGAGGCGGTGGAGGACCTGGAGGACGAGGTCGGGCCGCTCGATCTGATCCTCGTGGAGTCGGGCGGGGACAACCTCACGGCGACCTTCTCCAGGGGGCTCGTGGACGCGCAGATCTTCGTGATCGACGTGGCGGGCGGCGACGACATCCCGCGCAAGGGCGGCCCCGGCGTCAGCACCGCGGACCTGCTGGTGGTCAACAAGACCGACCTCGCGCCGTACGTCGGCTCCGACCTCGCCCGGATGGCGGCGGACGCCGAGGCGCAGCGCGGTGACCTGCCGGTCGTCTTCCAGTCGCTGCGCGGCGAGCGCGGTGTCGCGGACGTCGCCGGCTGGGTGCGGGAGCGGCTCGCCGCGTGGGCCGCGTGA